AGATGAGATTCAACGCGAgcaaaaagagaaagaagaagcaatCTTTTACTGTTTTACACAAGGGGTTGGGTCGATGATCTCTGTCAATTCTACGTACTGGCACAGTGGCAGTATCGCCTGCCGGCTCTGGAATGTTAAGCAAGAGACAAAAAGAGAATGGTAATTAGGTACGATGGGCGGTTAATTTGGCGCGCGCGCGCGGCTAGACCTTGTAGATGATGAGGAAGCAGGGGAGCACGGCACGGCTGTCCAGCACGACGAGCTCGCCGTCGCCCATGTCCACGGAGTCGTAGTGCGAGGAGCGGTGCCGGAGCGCCTGCGGGTCGTCGCCCTGCGCCGGCCGGACGCGCCCGGCGATGACGCGGCACACCAGCATGGCCCTGCGAACCGCGCCGGGCGACGGCGCGGCTCTGGCGTGCGCGGTGCCGCTGCAGGCGAAGGTGCGCACCGCGGAGCCGGACGGGCCGAGCTGGCAGGTGGCGACGCCAGCACCGAAGACGCCGCCCACACCCGCGCCCGCGGCCGGGCGGCACTGGAAGCGCATCATCTCGTTGCCGTCGGCGCCGCACCGGGCCGCggcgccgtgcgcgcgcgccgccgccctgGCCTCCTCGAACCGTGCCACAGCCCGCGCGCCGCTGTGCACGCGGAACATCGCCTCCACCTCCGGAGCCGCCGCGGCGGCGCCGGCCAGGTCCCAGCCGGACGAGAAGATGAGCTCCACCACCTGCCGCGACGAGTGGCCCGCCGGCAGCTCCGCCATGGTCAGGAACGCCGAGCTCGCGGGCGCGGGCGCGGTCCCAGGCGACGGCGTGAACGCGGCCGCCGTCTGCTTGGGCTTCTTCTTGGGCCGAGGCCTCGCCGACTCCTGCTGCCTCTCCTGCCCGTCCGTCCGCCGCTCCCGGCGCGGCTTCTGCGGCTTCCACGCCTGCCGCGCGGACGCCACCGAGTCCCTGACGTCCGCCGCGGCGCCGCACGACGCAGGGAGGAGCGGCTGGGCCTTCTTGCTCGGGGACGGCGCGACGACGGCGTCCGCCACGCCGTAGGACCTGCAGCTGAGGGACCGCACCCATGCCGTCGCCATCGTGACGGCCAAGAGCAGAGCGCGCGCTCGAGGGAACCGGCGGCGGCGGAGCGAGCTCTCGTGGTTCGCTGGGCGAATGGAACGGGTGGTGGTGGCCTGGGCGCGGCTGGCTTGGCTTTGCTTGGCTCCGGGCGTTATTATGGCGGGCCGCCACTGGCTGGTGGCCGCGCCGTGTCACTGACCTCACACTGCCGAGTCCCATCTCCACTAGCCCACGCCACTCCCATCACCCCATCCTCACTGAAACATGGGCCCTCCCCGACAGCGGGACCCACATGCCAGCGAGAGGCGAGCACGTTGGCATCCCGACATGATTAGCTCATGCTTAGTCCTGGCAGCAGTAAGTACCGTACCTTTTCCATTTGAAATCAACGTATCACTATTCCGATTTGATTTTTTTTATGGAGACAAGGTACTACGTTACGTAACGCTGCACTTTGTGCTGGTCTTTTGAGCTGTGCTGGGCGTTCGATTTGCTTTGGGTTTTTCCGTTTGCGTTTTCGAATTTTATTTCGACTTGATTGATTTGTGGCGATGGGGGGAGGCCGGGCCCAGCGGAGTGGAGATCGATCTGCTCGGGCCAAGTGAGTGTGAGGGTGGGAGTGATCATTTGCATTTGGATTTTCCCACCCTTTCTCCTTCACTTCTTTTGCTGGAGCCGTGGCCGGTGGCGTGGTGCGTGCCCGCTTCTTTTTCCACTTCTTTCTTGGAGCTCCGCGGCACGCGCCGGCCTGTTTTTTTCCCGTGCTTCTTCTTCTGGTATCTATCTGAGCATCTACGAAAGAAGCTTccctttttgctattttttgttgaCTGTCTCCTCTCCGTTATTACGTTGCTAACATCTGTTGGCGCTGGGTACTGGGCGCTTTTGTGTTGCTTGCAAGTCGTATTAATTTGGGAGATCCTGCATGCAGTTGGTTAGTAACGCCAGACAAGGTTCGCGAAATGTCGGCGGTTAGAGGGTTACTGCAGCCAGCATAAAACGATTTGGAAGTTAGCATGTGTCCACGTTGAAGAGCGGATTAGTGGCAAATCTCCCAGGATTTAGCATCCACGTTGCCGTGTTGGTCCCCTGGCGACAGTATCCGGGTTGTACTGACTAGGATTCTGTTAATCACATTGCCACCCTGAATCGGGAGTAAGAGAGATCTGTCCGGCTCGAACTGGTTTCTCACTGACCAGCACGCAGCAGCTGCGACATCTCATTCCCCAACCACCTCGCCAACTGCAAAGCCACTGCGGCTATAATATAAAGATGGATATGATATAATGTAATCAATCGTGGTGAGAATTCATTGAACTATAATCAGTTAGTGGGCGGTTGTATATAATTCATTAGAGTAGTGATTAACTTCACTTGAACAGGAAGAGACGAGAGCCCGGAATCTCTAAACCTACGAAAGCCTATATAGAATGCACGTACGGCAACACCATGTATACACATTGATCTTGCTCATGTTCCTAAATAACAACGTGTTAATCAGTTCTGACGCGCGCCATGATTGCAACAAGGCGGGAGAAGAGACACCGCGATCTAACCCAACCCTGGCTACTTCGACGGGCAGGCATATCCCCTGCGAGTACCGGAGCAAAGCTACATGTAGCTCATGAtcaaagatatgatggcacccgaaCGAGCCGCACGCTCACACGAGCTAGTCACTCCAAAACGAAATCCATGGCCATCAATCTCTGTCTTCTCGATCATTCCCCCAAAGAGATCTCGGCAGATCATTGCGCCTCAACATGGAGAGAGAAAGAACGGCGCGCGGCTCGGTCGTCGGATGCTTAATTTCCTCCATTAACGCATGCTTAATGATGCTCAATCTGAAGCCCTATGCCTCGACCCGTGGACGGCGTGCTGCCATCTCTCCCGACGGATTCGGATGGGCAGCTTTAAAACATGATTAAAACAGCTTTTGACTGTTAAAGATGGCAAGTTGGGCGCTTAACTTGCGCAAGCTATGGCTGGATTCCTGCAACTGCAACTGCTGGTAGGCGGCAAAGGCAAGCCCTGTTGCCGAGAATAGTAAATGACTGATGATGTGCAAGTCAGATTAGTGTGCGCTAGTGTTATATAGTTTATGGGCATCCACCTAACTAATCCAGCGTATCTCCCAGTGAGGGCGGTGCAGGTGTTACATCGCGACGGGTCGGGAATTCAGGAGCACTCGTCGCCGTTGCACCTAACAGGCCGCCCAACTCACAGACCGGCCGACCGATCGATACGGCCATTGCCAATGCCAGGAAGCCGTTGTTCTGCCTCTACGTACACTCGTCTATACTACTATAATGCTAGAGCGTGTAGTCTTGACTTGGCGCCCACGGCCCACGAGAGAGAAGAGCCGCACTAGGTTACCTACCTGCAGTGCTGTGGTAGCTAACATATACTGTACATAACTACATATCACTGAAATTAAAATTTGTCAGCACCTACAGAGTGGAGCACTGTATGCGTGTATGGATACATCGGTGTCGTGGTAAGACCATACATCCACATCCACGATCGGTAAACAAAACTGGGAGGCGTGCGCCTTTTGACGGTGGATCCCTGGTCGGGGGAGGGATGGGCGGGGCGGTGAAAGTGGAGCGAGACGAGAGACCGGCCGGCGGGGTGAAAAAAGTTGGCAGCTCCACTAGCGCGCGGTGCACCAGTCTGTGTACTGCGGAACACGTACAGTAGCTGGTGAGGTCTTCGACCAGGTGGGAAAAGGCCAACAAGAAAGGCACCAACTTTTGCATTTTTGCCAGAGAGCGAGAGAGATGGAGGGGGCAGTGGAGCCCGGAAGCGGAGGGGGGCAAACGGTAGAGGGCAGCAGATGTGATTGGAATATCCAAATGTTACGGAAAGGAGAGCCCGGTCCATGAAGAAAAGAGCCCAGAAAACAAAAAGGGATTGagatggcaacaacaacaacaacaaaaggaGAGCCAGCAAGAGAGTCTGGTTCCAAGTATACGAGCGGCAGCATGGAGCCAAGGAGTAGATACGCGCGCGCACGTACGGCCGGCGCGGGGCGTCCAGTATCTTCTCTCTTCTTCGTGCGGCTGTCCGCTTGGCCCAGTAGTAACAGAAGTAGTAGCAGCATGGTGGAGCGGAAACAATACGACCCAAACATGCATATGCATGTGGGCCGGCGGCCTCGACTTGGAGCTCTccttcgccggcacgcgcgcgcgcaggCAGGCTCGGCGTGCGTGTGAGCTTTCTTGGCGCGTATCTTTTTGTTGGCCCAGCAAGCACTCCTCAAAGTTGGCCATGCCTTGCCTGCACCTGCACTGCATTGGGCAAAGGTTCATGCTTGCACGTTCTCGCCATATTAGCCCACCTCCACATAATCACATCACATCGGCACTAGCCGAAGGACAGAACAATGCACTAATCAAATCGCTCAATAGGCCggatgatggttttgtgatgacTTATCAGATTTGGAATCAAATCGCTCAAGAATGACACATCATCAATCGAGCATACAAAGTTGGGCAGCGATGTTTACAAAACATATGCAATGGCTTAGTAGCACAACTCTATACCACTGAATCTAAGATCGAAACTACTTCACAGCCGATGCTCCATGGACGATTCATGCACGATTGATGTCTTGATGATCAGATGGCCGTGCTGcacttcattcaataatttgacatCTGGATGTGTAGAATCGTCTCGAAGTCATGCATGGAATGTCGTGTGTGTGGCAGCGTTCATCTAAGATTAAGCATGATTTGCAAAATATAAAACCACTTGACTAGTTGTTATACGAAAAATACAATATGAACCATTGTCGACTTACAAAGGACTGTCTTTAGTCGACGGGACACTCCCCAACTTTAAGAAAATACCATGATTATACGCACAACCCATCTATTTGCCAGACCTACATATGTCCTAATTGTGGCGATGCGAGCTAGAATATTCTTTTTTAGCAAATACGCTCGACGACGTATCTTTTTATTGATAGGTAGAAAAGAAAATACATGGTTATAACCCCAAATCTGCGTACATCAAGAGCCACTGATGGGATTACAGATGAGTAGAAGGAAATGGGGTTGCTCAACCCCGATACACAGTAATCAAGTTACAAGGAGGATCCTAGCTAGTCTCTTGGCGCCTGCACGTCTCCATTGCCGAGCTTCATCTTTTATTTTGGATAAGAGTTAAATGTGGAAGGGTTGTATGCCATCAAAGATTATCACGTACCCATGCTTCCAGATGGCCCAAGCAGGAATATTCTCGTAAGAACGACTACTTAACAAATCATGTTGCTCAATTATGAAATCAATAGGTGTACGCTGACCAACGCCAAACGCGCTTTCAGTGGGCCACCGGCCACCACTATACACTTATATGTATTCCCCTAAAGTTTTACATCACACTGTTCCTTCTTATATGATGTTAATGTTTGAACCGCCTAAAGAACCCAAGAAAAAGGACAGATTTATTTAATGAAGGGATTGTTTTGATAGGAAGATGATGAGGTGAAAACAATAGAGGTAATATCACTGGTAGTCACTAAACTTGCGTTGGATGTGCAGCTTAGTGCTACAACTTTAAAAATACGGATTTTCGGCCAGTTAATTTGCGTTTAGGTTCATATACGGTTACTCTCGTTGACTGCCCGCGTATTCGCCGATGACATGGCATGCCACGCAAGCAGAGGCCTACTGTCAGTGACACATGCCGTTTCGAGGAGTGGCGTGCGTGGTGTTTTTGCACAGACCCCCCCTGCACTTATTTTCTTTTGCGCAAAAATGTCCCTGCAAGGGCGGGAGCAAGCCAACCGTGCATATTTGCGGAGCGGTGCCCCGATTTCTCTGGCCattctgtcggtgtacaaaaagaggggtgcactttttgtacccctataactgtgcacgggcagtcagagccgcgggcaccaccacaccaagcaaggcaagggaggtgagccagggtaagagcgaagctcaagggaactagg
The sequence above is a segment of the Triticum dicoccoides isolate Atlit2015 ecotype Zavitan chromosome 1A, WEW_v2.0, whole genome shotgun sequence genome. Coding sequences within it:
- the LOC119275077 gene encoding uncharacterized protein LOC119275077, which encodes MATAWVRSLSCRSYGVADAVVAPSPSKKAQPLLPASCGAAADVRDSVASARQAWKPQKPRRERRTDGQERQQESARPRPKKKPKQTAAAFTPSPGTAPAPASSAFLTMAELPAGHSSRQVVELIFSSGWDLAGAAAAAPEVEAMFRVHSGARAVARFEEARAAARAHGAAARCGADGNEMMRFQCRPAAGAGVGGVFGAGVATCQLGPSGSAVRTFACSGTAHARAAPSPGAVRRAMLVCRVIAGRVRPAQGDDPQALRHRSSHYDSVDMGDGELVVLDSRAVLPCFLIIYKV